TGCTGATGCTCGAGGCTAGGCTCGCTTGCCCCTCCGAAATGCTCGGAGCGCGGCCGTGATGCCAACGCCCGACTCCATTATGCCGATTGGCAAAGCGGTTCTCGTCACCGACAACCGCTGCGGTGACCGCTAGCGTAACGGGCTCGTCAACGAGTAGCCCGTCATGCGGCGGGTTCATCCACCCTAGCCGGATCACAATGCGACCACACTATCTCGGAATTGCCGCGCTCGGTCTCGTCGCGGGAATCGCGAATACGACCAATGCTCAGGTCTGCCAGGGAACGGCCCCGTTCTCGGCCGGATCGACCCGAATCGGCGCCGGAATGCAGTTCACGGACGGCGCCAAGGCATATGGCGGCGGCCTGGCCTTCGGCTCGAGCAATAGCCTGTTCGGCAGCGCTGAGTACGTCCACACGCAGTTCGACGACCTCGACGCGGGCTCGAACGGGGTCAGCCTGCAGGGCGGCTACTCGATCGCGATGAACACGTCGCGCTCGGTGCAGCTCTGCCCCTTGGTCGGCTTCGCGTATCAGTCGGGACCGGACTTCGACACCGGGTTTGGAACCGTCAGCAGCTCGCTCCGCGCGTTCGCGTTCGGCGGATCGATCGGCACGACGGTCGCGATGTCGCCGACGATGGACTTCGTTCCGTTCGGCGGCGCGTTGTACGAGATGGACCACTTCTCGTCATCGCTCGGCGGCGTTTCGAGCTCGGGCGACGACAACACCACGGTCATCCAGTTGGGTGGCGGTTTCGTCTTCAACAAGGTGTTTACGATCCAGCCGAGCGTCTTGATCCCGACCGAAAGCGGGTCGAAGCCGACGTACGGCATCTCGTTCGGCTACAACTTCGGAAAGCCGGCAAAATGACCGCCCGGAGGGGAGGGAAAGTGGCGCTCGAGGCCGCCGCGCTTTCTATTGTATGACAGTATGCGCCGGACGACGACGCGGCCGATTGGATTCGCCCCTCCGCTGCTTTCCCTCCTCCTCTTTTTTGCTGTCGTCGCATCCCTGACGGGGTGCGACCGTCGTTCGAGCGCGAACGACACGAGCCGGGCGGACTCGGAATTCACGATACCGCCGCCGGCCCCTCCGGAGACCTCGCGGTTCAGCGTCCCGCTCGACTACGACTTCAGCGCGATCCTGCGCGTCGTCGAGCGGGCCGTGCCCAAGACGTTCGGCTCGATCGACAGCGTGCGACAGGCCGGCGACGACGATCATCGTCACTACGCATTCCAAGCTGACCGCAGCCCGTTCACGGCGTTTGCCGACGGCCGTCTCGTCCACTTGCAGGCGACGCTCGACTACCAGGTGCGCGGCTGGTTCAAGCCGATCATCGGACCGACGATCAGCGCGGGTTGCGGCAAAGATCCGAAGAATCGGCCGCGGCTCGTCATCGAGATGGCGACGCCGCTCACGCTCACCGACAACTGGCACCTCGCGTCGCACGCGCAGATCGTCCGCGTCGAACCCGCCTCCACGCTGCCGCAGGACCACTGCGACGTGAGTCTCCTGCACAAGGACATCACGCCCCGCGTCGTCGAAGCCGCGCGCCTCGGCATCATCGACCACTTGCCGGACATCGACAAGAAGGTTGCCGAGGTGGATCTGAGGAATCGTTTCGTCGAGTGGTGGGGTCTGTTGGAGCGGCCGATTCGACTCACCGACGGTGTGTGGCTCTCTCTCGGCCCGGGCCGGCTCGCGATGGGACGCGTGCGCGGCACGGGCCACACGCTGCGCGTTCCGGTTACGCTCGCGGCGTCGCCGCGCATCATCACGTCGGTCGATACGCCGAGGGTCGAACGCGTCTCACTGCCGCCGCTGGGACGCGACACGTCGGCGAACGGCTTCCGGATCCAGATGGACGGCGTCGTCGGCTACGACGCGGCGACGAAGGCGGTCGCCCGCGCGCTCGAGGGAAAGAGCTTCACGACGAGCGGCCGCACGGTGCGCATCGACACGACCATCGTGACTCCAGCCTCACTCGGCCGCCTCGCCTTCACCGTCGCGTTCAGCGGCGACGCGCACGGTCGTCTCCGGTTCCTCGGCACGCCGGTCTACAACGCGAAGAAGCGCGAGGTGCTCGTCCCCGATCTCGACTACGACCTGACCACCGACGACAAGCTGATCAACACCTACGCCTGGCTCAAAGCCGACGATCTCCGCGCCATGTTCCGCCAGCGCGCGAAGTTCTCCGTCTCCGAGGCGATCGACAAGGGCAAAGAGATGCTCTTGATGGGCCTCAACCGCACGATCGGCGACGCCATGACTCTCGGCGCCACGGTCGATTCAGTGGCGGTGAAAGGGCTCTACGTCACGAAGAACGGCCTGATCGTGCGCGGCGTAGCCACCGGCCAAGCGCACGTCGCGGTGCGTCAGCGTTAGCTGCAATTCGAACAACCTCACCGCAGAGACGCAGAGGACGCAGAGAATGAGCAACCGCGAGGACTGCGAAGGCTTTTGGACCAAGCCCGGGAGGTCCTAGTGCCTTCCCGAGGCGGTTCCCAAAGTGTTGCCCTCGGCGTCCTCTGCGTCCTCTGCGTCTCGGCGGTAAGGCAGTTGCAGTGGACGGACTCTATCGCGTGATGCGTTTCAGGAAATCGTACGTGAAATCCAGGCCGTCATCGAACGCCGTGACGAGGATGCGTTCGTCTTTGCCGTGGGCGCGGACGTCGTTCGTGGCGATGAACAGGCCGCTGAACGCGTACACCGGCACACCGGCATTGCGCAGGAAAAGCCCGTCAGTCGCGCCGGTCTCCATGATCGGCACGACCGGCACCTTCCCCCACACGGCGTTGACCGACGCTTCGACGGCGGAGAACACGTCGGGGCGAAGCGGCGACGCGGGGCTGGGCCGGGCCGTGTCGATCGGCGCGAGATGAACGCCCGTGTCGCCGATGGCGCGTACGAGCGCCTGCTCGACGGCCGCGGGATCGTCGCCGGGAAGCATGCGGCAGTTCACCAACGCGGTCGCGGTCTGCGGGAGCGCGTTCGGCGCGTGGCCGCCGTTCAGCATCGTGGCGACGCACGTCGTGCGCATCAGCGCGTTGTAGAGCGGCGTCGTGCTGAGGCGGGCGACCGCGGCGGGCGTCGCGGTTCCCGCGGCGACCGCGCGCATGTCGGCAGCCACCTGAGGCGCGACCGTGGCCGACGCCTGCATGAAGTACTTCTTCACGACGTCGTTCGGCTTTGCCGGAAACTCGTAGGCACCGACGCGCTCGAGCGCCTTGGCCAGCTCGTAGATCGCGTTGTCCTTGCGCGGCAGCGAGCTGTGGCCGCCCGGATTCTTCGCCGTCAGCGATACGGAGTGAAAGACCTTCTCGGCCGCCTGCACGTCGAACAGCGTGTGCTTGCCGTTCTCCAACTCTCCACCGCCCGCGTCGACGTTGATCACGTATTCGGCGTCGATGAGAGGTCTTTGATTGGCGATCAGCCACTGAACGCCGTTGTAGGGCATGCCGCCCTCTTCGCCGGCGGTCAACGCCAGTATGAAGTCACGGTCGGGGACGATCTTCTCCTGCTTCATCCGCAGGAGGGCGGCGACGAGCATGGCCGCGCCGCCCTTCACATCCTGCGTGCCGCGTCCGTAGAAGTACCCGTCCTTTTCGGTGAGCACGAAGGGGTCGTACGTCCAGTCGTCGCGCTTCGCTTCGACGACGTCGAGGTGCGCGAGCAGCAGGACGGGCTTGTGCGCTCCGCTGCCGCGATAGCGCACGACGAGGTTTCGATTCTTCGGCGTCGGCCCGACCACTTGGTCGTCTTCGGGCGCGAACCCCGCGTCCTTGAAGCGCACTTGCAGCTGTTCGGCGGCAACCGTCGTGTTGCCCGCCGACGCCGTGGTATTCGTCTCGATCAGCTCGCGGAGGATCGCGCGGCCGAGCGCGTGGTAGTCGGAGCGCGACGGTTGCTGCGCGAGCGCCGGTGCCGCGATCAGAAGCGCGGCGAGATACGATCGCTTGATCATGGCGTAACTCCCGAATGGACTCCGGCGAGCGCGGCGACGAGCAGCGCGGCCCACTGCGGACCGATGTAGCCGGTCGGCCCATCGTCGTACCATTCGCCGAGTGAGTGCGCGCCCTCCGCGTTGCCACCGCCGCCGATGCGGATCGCGGGAATGCCGAGCGAGATCGGAATGTTCGCGTCAGTGCTCGACGCGCCCGTCGTCGAGGTGAAGCCGAGCGCTTTGCCCGCGGCGAGCGCGGTCTGGACGATCCGCGCGGAGTCGGCTTGTCCTCCCGTCGGGCGAATGCCCATCGTGTCGACGACGAGCGAGATCTTCGCCGCCGCCGCGCGCGGGCCGGTCCAGCGCGCGTTCTCGGCGTTGAGCGCGTCGCGGATGATGCGCTGCACTTTCACGTCGACGTCGGCGAGCGACTTGGCGTCCTCGGAGCGCATGTCCACTTCCATGGATGCCTCGCCGGAGATCGAGTTGACTGACGTGCCGCCCTGGATCACGCCGACGTTGAACGTCGTCTTGGGATTCGTCGGCACTTGGATGTCGGCGATCCCGGCGATCGCGCGCCCGAGCGCGTGGATCGGATTGGGGATGCCGAATGCTCCGTAGCTATGCCCACCCGGACCTTTGTACGAGATGCGATAGCGATAGCTGCCGACTGCCCGGCTCGCGATGCCGAGCCCCGTGTCGTCGACAGAGATGAAGTAATCGACCTTCCCCTTGAGATCCCGAGAGAATAGGCTGCGCATTCCGCGGAGGTTGCCCGGACCTTCCTCGCCGACGTCGCCGACGAAGTAGACGGTGCCGAGTGTCTGCACGCCGGCTTTCTCGAATGCGCGCACGACCGCCAAGACCACCGCCAGCCCGCGATCGTCGTCGCCGATGCCCGGCGCTCGGAGCTTGGTGCCGTCGTGCTTCACCGTGACGTCGGTGCCTTCGGGGAAGACGGTATCGAGGTGTCCGGCGATGACGACCGTCGGCCCATTCCCCAGCCCGCGCCGCTCGGCGATGACGTTGCCGGCGGTGTCGACGCGGATGTTCTTGAGGCCGAGGGCTTCGAGTCGCTTTTTGAACTCAGCGCCGCGTTTGGATTCTTTGAACGGCGGTGAGGGGATCGCGGTCAGCTCGACTTGCTGTTGGAGCGTCCAGGCGTTGTCAGTTTTGAGGATGTCGAGGGCGGCGCGGACTCGTGGGTTCGACGACGGGATGGGGAGTTGGGCGATGGCGGTCGTCGAGGCGAGGAAGAGCGCGGCGAGGGCGAAGCGAGGGGTGGTCGGCATGGGACCAACGTACATGTTCGACCGTCCGGCGTGAAGCACGCGAACTGCGCCGCAAGCGAAAGGCGGAGGAGCGCGACGTCCGCTCCTCCGCCCGAATAGTGCCGTCCCTCGTCACGCTGAGCGGAGTGGGCGCAAGCCCACCTCAATCCCCTCGGCTCATTCGGCGCTACGATCGCCGCCTCCTATTCCTATGTCCTATCAATCACTGCCAACCAACCGATCTCTGGTTGCCGTCGGCTTCGCAACAGCCGGCAACTTCACAGTAGTTCCACGTCGTTTCATCAAGAGCAAGCCAACGGAACCGGGCCGTTGCCGGGTTCGTACCGTTTGGCGGCAGACCGGCCGCGTGGTCTCGGCGAGTGACGCAGCGATACATGGGTCTGCCCCCGCTGGGCGCGTCCAATCTGACCCAGACTCGCTTGATGAACCAAATGAAAGGCAGTTTCTGCTCGGGCCCGCAACCTTCGGCGGGAGGAGGCGACGGGACATGGCAGTCGCTCCGCGTGCCATAGCACATAGAGAGCATATTCATGTGGGTCAGCGGCAGCTGAGCGGGAACCGGATCAAAGTTGAACTTTTGCTTGTAGTATTTGGCTGCTTCTGGCGCACCGGTCATCGTGTCGAGTCCGACATACGCAACGTGGACCCATTTTTGATCGAAATTTCCTTTGTGTTTTGAGACCAGGTCGGGGTCGGGAATCACGATTCCCTTGAGTCCCGATGGTACGAATTGACCAGAGCCGTCTTTCACGGCGAGAAACTGCTCATCGTACCAGCCTTTCACGCCCAAGACGCGAGGAACGGTTATTGTCGATGCCAGCTCGGGTGCATGGCCAGCCGAGACGGTGAAGGGTCTGGCCCCTCGACTGCCGATTTCGCACCATGCGGCTCCGCATTTGATCCCGATGTATTGCCGATTGTTCACCGGATCCCAGTCCCAACGAGCAGCGGGGGGATAATCACTGTCCGCTAGTCCTGGCGTCCTGAATACTTCGAGCGGTCTTCCCTGATCGTTGAAATTGCTAGCATCGAAACAGGCTTTGCCGTTCGATCCGGGTAATCCCACGTTGACTACTTTCGCGCTCAGGTTTCCTGTCGCGTCGAAGTAGAGAAACAAGCAGTTGAAGTTCGGACCGATTCCCAGTGCGTCGTAACCCGCCCCGTACGTATAGATCTCCCCGACGGGTAATGACGTCGTCGTTGGTGCACCAAGGGTCGCCGCGACGGAGAAAGAGTCGCCGACGCGGACAGAAACGCCGGGTCCTGGTGCGACGACGGGTACCGGTTTCACTGGTGGAGCGTTCGTCGTCACGGTGACCGCCAGGCTCGCCCGGCGATTTTGCGCGACCGTTGACGTGGCATTGATGACGACGGTACCGGGGCTGACACCCGTCACACGTCCACTTGCGTCGACGGTTGCGACCGAAATGTTAGACGAACTCCACGTCGTGTTGTCAAACGATAGCGCTCCGACAATGCTATCGAGCTTGTATGCCGCGAAGATCGCGAACAGCGATTGGTACTGCGAAGGGTGCCCTTCGATGCCGGGAACGATGAACTTCTGACAGTCGTGGAACTCGGGTATGTCGGTGATTGGACCTGTTGCGGCGAGCGCCGAGTAGCCCGGCACCGAGGACGCTCCCCCAGCCGCCACTCTCTCGGAGTCCGTCTTGGTCGCCAGAAACACAGGGATCGTGTCCCACACCTGCGGGCACTCTGGCGCCGTCGCCAGGAGTCGTGTACCCGTCATGTGCGAGTCGCTCCAGTGCTCCTCCGTGCACCCGGTAGCGCCAATCAAGGTTCCCGCGAACATCGCAAGCGCGATCCTGCGCCCTTGCTGCGTTGTACTTGAGGCCATCTTGCCCTCCGAGCGGGTGAAAAGGAACGTCGTAGGCATTTCGAACAGACTGCCCAGTTCTAGCGCGCTAGGCGCTCCATCTCCTGAAGAGTGGAACGCAGAAAGGGGTCGCCACCCGACCACAAGATGACCACGGCTTTCGCCCAAGTACGCGCCGTTGCAGTGTCGCCTTGGCGCTCGGCGAGCCTCGCGCGTAGTGCCATGATTCGGACGAGCGACCCCGTTTGCACCACGTTGGCCAGATTCTGAGAGGCGGACAGACGAAGCACCTTGAGCGTGGGATCAAGCCAGTCGATCGCGCGCTGAGTATCCCCGATCGAAGCGAATGCGGCCGCCCCGGGAAGGAGGCCCTCCATTCTGATCTCCGCCGGTCGAAAGGTGGACCGTACGCGCGAAAGCTTCGCGAGCCCGTTCCGGATTGCATCGGCGTTGCCGCCGAGTGCGACCAACAACTCGGTTTGCGCATCCGGGTGCGGATGCGATTGAGCCGCCGTCGACAGCGTTCGCAGTCGGCAGTCAGGAAACGCGAGTGCGGCTGCGCGCATCAGCCATTCCGCCCGGATCTGGCTTCCCGCCGTTCCGGGCAGGGTTGCGACGCTGCTCTCGACTGCGTCCTCCAAGGCTCTCAGTGTATCGCAGGAGGCGCCCATCGCCGCACCAGCCAGAAGCGCGGGGCCGCTCTGCGCAATGGCGGATGGCACGCCGTCGATGACCCCTCCCGCGGCGGCGTAGCGAGCCGCGAGGAGTCCGTGGCCAGTCAATCCGGCCAGGCTGCCAAGCAATTGCGTTTCGGCATGCTCGGATGGCGAGTGTGTCCGGAGCAGCGAATCAGCGAGGGCGCGCGCTGTGTACAGGCCAACTGTGTCGGACGGAACCGAAAACTTGACTCTCAGCAGGACTTCACTGGCCGCGATTCGGAGCCGGTCGTTCGGCGTCGACGCCAGCGTTCGCGCGAGACGCATCGTGTCGAGCGCCCCCGCATCGCCGAGCAGTTCGAGCGAGATGGCGAGAGCTTCAGCCGCATCGACACTCGTCGGAGCCTCTGCTCTCCACATTTGAGAAATGGCATGGAAGCGCTCTCGCTGTCGCTGCACGGCAAGAGCCTGAGCATCAGGCCACGGCCCTTGAAGGGCTTGATCCCCTCGCAACGGAATGAACGCCAACGAATCGCGCTGCCACTGCGGCACGGCCCGAAAAAATCCAGTGTCTGGCGCGACCGCGACGCCCTCCCGATAGCGCATGCCGCGAGTAAAAAAAAGATCCTCAAGGCTGCCGAGCGAGCGGCCGCCAAATCCGCGCAACATTGAAGACCGAAGTCGGAACGCCTGCTCGTATGCGCGCAGCGCGCGCTCATAACTCGACCTGAATCGCCAACCAGAGGTAGCGGGATCGCGCAGAACCCCCTTGTCCCGCCCCAGGCAATTGGCCAATCCGTACCACGCCGCGTAGTCGAATGGGTTGATGTTTGTCAGCGACGACAAATCGGAACAGGCGTCCTGCCATCGTTCAGCGTCCAGGGCGACGAGTGCAATCAGGAGGACACTGTCCGATGACGCGACCGGCCCATGCAGTGCGACGGCTTGGGTCGCCTGTCGCGTGAGTTGACCCCAGGAGTGTTCCTTCCAGTTGCGCATCCAGCTGCGCACGTTCGCCAGCCAGATTAATGCTTGGGCGTCGCCGGGGTCGATTCGGGTCGCGGTAAAGAACGCTGAGTCGGCGCGGAGGAAGTCTCCCTCCTCAAGTGCCGCTTGCCCGCGAAGGAAGGCTTGCCGCGAACTAACGAAATTGGTCCCACCGCGGCCTTGGGGCCGCGGCACACGCACGACGGCGCTGCGGAACAGCATGCTATCAGCGAGCGCGTCGATAAGCCCGGCCGCCGCTCCGAAGTTCGCGAATCGCAACGTCTTTTCGATCAAACGGGTATCGGTCCGAGTATCAAAGAGCGCCGCCGAAACCTCGATAGAGTCTCGTACACGCGCGCTCCTTACACGCAGGTATCGCCCCGCGCGAAGCGAGGCTGCCACGACATGCCCGCGGTCTTGCGCGGTCGTGCCCCGAGCCTGGCGCGCCGCCTCTGCGACGACGGAGCGGTCGACCAGCGTCAGCTCGGACCAACGGGACAGTCGGCTCCACAGCGCGTCCGAAGCATCGAGCGCGGCCGAGTCGACCGGAACCACGATGTAGATCGTGGTATCTAGTTTGGGATTGATAATTCCAATATCTTCAAGCCATCCGCCGGGGCGCGTCGTCAACCAACCGAGAGCTAGCACCAACGCAAGCCCGGCAAAAAGGAGCGGTGTTCGGGGCGTGCGCACTCGGCGCACCGAGGCAGCAGGTAGGGTCACCGCCGCATCGAACGCCTTCACAAACTCCGTCATGTTCGAATAGCGATCCGCCGGCGCGAGCGACATCGCCTTCTGAATCACCCGCTCGATCGCCTGCGACACGCCCGGCCGGTACGCGCTGATCTCCCTCGGCGGAACTCTGAACCTCAACGCGATCGTCGACTCTTGTGTCGGCCCATGAAATGCCGGCATCCCGGCGAGCATCTCGTATACCACGCACGCGAACGAGTACTGGTCGCTGCGGCCGTCGAAATGATGGTCGCCGCTCGCCTGCTCGGGGCTCATGTACGCCGGCGTGCCGCGCACGATGCCCGACGACGTCGTCGAGTCGCCGGCCACGCGCTCCACCGCGCGCGCGATGCCGAAGTCCGACAAGTACGCTTCTTTGTCCGAGAAGAGAATGTTCTCGGGCTTCACGTCACGGTGGATCAATCCGCGCTCGTGCGCGTGCTGCAGCGCCGAGCCGATCGCGCGCACGATGTCCACCACTGATTCGACCGAGAGCTGACGCTCCTTGTCGAGTCGCGTGCGAAGCGAGCCGCTTTCCATGTGCGGCATCACCAAGAACAGATCGGCGCCGAATTGCCCCGAGTTGAGAATCGGCGCGATGTGCGGATGGCGAAGCCCCGCGTTCATGCGGAACTCGCGCAGGAAACGATCGGCCGCGACGCTCTCCACGAGCTCGCGATGCAATACCTTCAACGCGACCGACGTCGACGTCGTCGTGTCGTGCGCGAGAAAAACAGTCGCCGTCCCGCCCCGCCCGAGCTCACGCTCGATGGTGTAGCGACCGGCGAACGTACCCGAAGGTGGGGTTTGCGAAGCCATGGGAGGCGGGAGCCGAGGCCGTCGTCGGCTGGCTGGACCGTTCAGCACACAATACCCCCCGTATACGGCGTCCGCTAGAAGACCTCGGACGCCCTTATATCCACGGCAAGAACTGGCCTATCGATGAACCGGTATTAACAGAGGTGAACGGCCGTCGCCTTGAACCCGGCGACGATCTCGCGACCCACATCGAGTGAAAGCTCCCTGACAGATCGCGCCGTCACCGCGGCCACGATCGGCGTGCCGCTGGCTTCCACCGTCACCTTGCTCAACGCGCCGGCGGGAACGATCTCCACTATTCGTCCACGGAATTGGTTCTGCATGGACGACATCGAGAGCTCAGCCGAAAGCGATACCTCTTCCGCCCGGATCACCGCGTGCGCGGGGCCGGGGACCACGTCGCCGAGGGCGTAGAACGTCAAATTGCCGGTCGTGAACGCCACCGGCAGCTCGGCGAACTGGTTCTTCGCCGCGTCCCGCCAGTCCGGCGCCTCGGTCCGGATCGGGCGCGCCGTGCCCGCGAAGACGTTTTCGACACCCAAAAAGTCGGCGATGTACGGGGACACCGGGCGGTGGAACACGTCGGCCGGGTCGCCCTTCTGAACCACCCGCCCGCCGTCGAGCACGATCGCCACGTCGCCGAGCACCCCCGCTTCGGCGAAATCGTGCGTGACTTGCAGAACTGTAAATCCTCTTTCGAAATACGTCGCGCGAAGCTGTCGACGGGTCGTGCCGCGCGTGCGCGGGTCCAGCGCGCTGAAGGGCTCGTCGAGCAGCAGGACCTCCGGCCGCGCCGCGACCGCGCGCGCGATCGCCACGAGCTGGCGCTCGCCGCCGCTCAACGAGGCGACCGCGCGATCGTAGAGCGGCTCGACGCCGAATCGGTCGGCCGCGTCGTCGGCGTCGTCCGCGCTTGCCGCGCCGTACTCGACGTTCTCGCGCACCGTCAAATGAGGGAACAGATATGCGTGCTGATAGACGATGCCGAGCCGCCGCCGCTCGGGCGCGAGCGTCGTCACGTCCTCGCCACGCAGGATGATCTGCCCCGACGTCGCGTGCGTCACGCCGGCGATCGTCTCGAGCAGGGTCGTCTTCCCCGCCCCCGCTGGGCCGATGACGACCCCGTAGCCGCCGGCGGAGACCTCGAACGTGATGTCCGTAAGCCGGAACCCTCCAACGCGCGAATTGACGAGTCGGAGGGCGATCATTCGCGCGGCTCCTGTCCACCCGTCCACCCGTCCACCCGTCCACCCGTCATTCTTTCCTCAACGCGCGCAGCGCGGCCAGCGGAACGAGGGCGAGCAGCACGAGCACCGCGGCAACCGGCAACGCCTCGTTCAACCCGAACGCGGTGAATCGATCGTAGCTCAACACGCTGGCGACCTTCGGATTGTACGTGAGGATCACGATCGCGCCGAACTCGCTCACCGCGCGCGCCCACATGACGATCGCCGCCGCCGTGAGTCCGCGCGACGCCAGCGGCAGCGTCACTCGGCGAAACGCGCGCCATGCGTCGTCGCCGAGCGTTCGCGCGACCGCCTCGAAGCGCGCGTCGACGCGGGCGAACGCTTCTCTCGCCGCGCTCACGTAGAGCGGCGCGGATACGAACAGCATCGCGCAGATGATTCCGGCCG
This genomic stretch from Gemmatimonadaceae bacterium harbors:
- a CDS encoding DUF4403 family protein, which encodes MRRTTTRPIGFAPPLLSLLLFFAVVASLTGCDRRSSANDTSRADSEFTIPPPAPPETSRFSVPLDYDFSAILRVVERAVPKTFGSIDSVRQAGDDDHRHYAFQADRSPFTAFADGRLVHLQATLDYQVRGWFKPIIGPTISAGCGKDPKNRPRLVIEMATPLTLTDNWHLASHAQIVRVEPASTLPQDHCDVSLLHKDITPRVVEAARLGIIDHLPDIDKKVAEVDLRNRFVEWWGLLERPIRLTDGVWLSLGPGRLAMGRVRGTGHTLRVPVTLAASPRIITSVDTPRVERVSLPPLGRDTSANGFRIQMDGVVGYDAATKAVARALEGKSFTTSGRTVRIDTTIVTPASLGRLAFTVAFSGDAHGRLRFLGTPVYNAKKREVLVPDLDYDLTTDDKLINTYAWLKADDLRAMFRQRAKFSVSEAIDKGKEMLLMGLNRTIGDAMTLGATVDSVAVKGLYVTKNGLIVRGVATGQAHVAVRQR
- a CDS encoding M20/M25/M40 family metallo-hydrolase, which codes for MIKRSYLAALLIAAPALAQQPSRSDYHALGRAILRELIETNTTASAGNTTVAAEQLQVRFKDAGFAPEDDQVVGPTPKNRNLVVRYRGSGAHKPVLLLAHLDVVEAKRDDWTYDPFVLTEKDGYFYGRGTQDVKGGAAMLVAALLRMKQEKIVPDRDFILALTAGEEGGMPYNGVQWLIANQRPLIDAEYVINVDAGGGELENGKHTLFDVQAAEKVFHSVSLTAKNPGGHSSLPRKDNAIYELAKALERVGAYEFPAKPNDVVKKYFMQASATVAPQVAADMRAVAAGTATPAAVARLSTTPLYNALMRTTCVATMLNGGHAPNALPQTATALVNCRMLPGDDPAAVEQALVRAIGDTGVHLAPIDTARPSPASPLRPDVFSAVEASVNAVWGKVPVVPIMETGATDGLFLRNAGVPVYAFSGLFIATNDVRAHGKDERILVTAFDDGLDFTYDFLKRITR
- a CDS encoding serine/threonine-protein kinase, with product MASQTPPSGTFAGRYTIERELGRGGTATVFLAHDTTTSTSVALKVLHRELVESVAADRFLREFRMNAGLRHPHIAPILNSGQFGADLFLVMPHMESGSLRTRLDKERQLSVESVVDIVRAIGSALQHAHERGLIHRDVKPENILFSDKEAYLSDFGIARAVERVAGDSTTSSGIVRGTPAYMSPEQASGDHHFDGRSDQYSFACVVYEMLAGMPAFHGPTQESTIALRFRVPPREISAYRPGVSQAIERVIQKAMSLAPADRYSNMTEFVKAFDAAVTLPAASVRRVRTPRTPLLFAGLALVLALGWLTTRPGGWLEDIGIINPKLDTTIYIVVPVDSAALDASDALWSRLSRWSELTLVDRSVVAEAARQARGTTAQDRGHVVAASLRAGRYLRVRSARVRDSIEVSAALFDTRTDTRLIEKTLRFANFGAAAGLIDALADSMLFRSAVVRVPRPQGRGGTNFVSSRQAFLRGQAALEEGDFLRADSAFFTATRIDPGDAQALIWLANVRSWMRNWKEHSWGQLTRQATQAVALHGPVASSDSVLLIALVALDAERWQDACSDLSSLTNINPFDYAAWYGLANCLGRDKGVLRDPATSGWRFRSSYERALRAYEQAFRLRSSMLRGFGGRSLGSLEDLFFTRGMRYREGVAVAPDTGFFRAVPQWQRDSLAFIPLRGDQALQGPWPDAQALAVQRQRERFHAISQMWRAEAPTSVDAAEALAISLELLGDAGALDTMRLARTLASTPNDRLRIAASEVLLRVKFSVPSDTVGLYTARALADSLLRTHSPSEHAETQLLGSLAGLTGHGLLAARYAAAGGVIDGVPSAIAQSGPALLAGAAMGASCDTLRALEDAVESSVATLPGTAGSQIRAEWLMRAAALAFPDCRLRTLSTAAQSHPHPDAQTELLVALGGNADAIRNGLAKLSRVRSTFRPAEIRMEGLLPGAAAFASIGDTQRAIDWLDPTLKVLRLSASQNLANVVQTGSLVRIMALRARLAERQGDTATARTWAKAVVILWSGGDPFLRSTLQEMERLAR
- a CDS encoding ATP-binding cassette domain-containing protein — its product is MIALRLVNSRVGGFRLTDITFEVSAGGYGVVIGPAGAGKTTLLETIAGVTHATSGQIILRGEDVTTLAPERRRLGIVYQHAYLFPHLTVRENVEYGAASADDADDAADRFGVEPLYDRAVASLSGGERQLVAIARAVAARPEVLLLDEPFSALDPRTRGTTRRQLRATYFERGFTVLQVTHDFAEAGVLGDVAIVLDGGRVVQKGDPADVFHRPVSPYIADFLGVENVFAGTARPIRTEAPDWRDAAKNQFAELPVAFTTGNLTFYALGDVVPGPAHAVIRAEEVSLSAELSMSSMQNQFRGRIVEIVPAGALSKVTVEASGTPIVAAVTARSVRELSLDVGREIVAGFKATAVHLC
- a CDS encoding Ig-like domain-containing protein translates to MPGYSALAATGPITDIPEFHDCQKFIVPGIEGHPSQYQSLFAIFAAYKLDSIVGALSFDNTTWSSSNISVATVDASGRVTGVSPGTVVINATSTVAQNRRASLAVTVTTNAPPVKPVPVVAPGPGVSVRVGDSFSVAATLGAPTTTSLPVGEIYTYGAGYDALGIGPNFNCLFLYFDATGNLSAKVVNVGLPGSNGKACFDASNFNDQGRPLEVFRTPGLADSDYPPAARWDWDPVNNRQYIGIKCGAAWCEIGSRGARPFTVSAGHAPELASTITVPRVLGVKGWYDEQFLAVKDGSGQFVPSGLKGIVIPDPDLVSKHKGNFDQKWVHVAYVGLDTMTGAPEAAKYYKQKFNFDPVPAQLPLTHMNMLSMCYGTRSDCHVPSPPPAEGCGPEQKLPFIWFIKRVWVRLDAPSGGRPMYRCVTRRDHAAGLPPNGTNPATARFRWLALDETTWNYCEVAGCCEADGNQRSVGWQ
- a CDS encoding M20/M25/M40 family metallo-hydrolase; the protein is MPTTPRFALAALFLASTTAIAQLPIPSSNPRVRAALDILKTDNAWTLQQQVELTAIPSPPFKESKRGAEFKKRLEALGLKNIRVDTAGNVIAERRGLGNGPTVVIAGHLDTVFPEGTDVTVKHDGTKLRAPGIGDDDRGLAVVLAVVRAFEKAGVQTLGTVYFVGDVGEEGPGNLRGMRSLFSRDLKGKVDYFISVDDTGLGIASRAVGSYRYRISYKGPGGHSYGAFGIPNPIHALGRAIAGIADIQVPTNPKTTFNVGVIQGGTSVNSISGEASMEVDMRSEDAKSLADVDVKVQRIIRDALNAENARWTGPRAAAAKISLVVDTMGIRPTGGQADSARIVQTALAAGKALGFTSTTGASSTDANIPISLGIPAIRIGGGGNAEGAHSLGEWYDDGPTGYIGPQWAALLVAALAGVHSGVTP